Proteins encoded by one window of Pristiophorus japonicus isolate sPriJap1 chromosome 17, sPriJap1.hap1, whole genome shotgun sequence:
- the LOC139228230 gene encoding small ribosomal subunit protein uS8-like, producing the protein MVRMNVLADALTSINNAVKRGKRQVLIRPCSKVIVRFLTVMMKHGYIGEFEIIDDHRGGKIVVNLTGRLNKCGVISPRFDVQVKELERWQNGLLPSRQFGYLILTTSAGIMDHEEAKRKHTGGKILGFFF; encoded by the coding sequence ATGGTGCGCATGAATGTTCTTGCCGATGCCCTTACAAGCATCAACAATGCCGTGAAACGCGGAAAACGCCAAGTTCTCATCCGGCCATGCTCCAAAGTCATTGTGAGATTCCTGACTGTAATGATGAAGCATGGCTACATTGGAGAGTTTGAGATTATCGATGACCACAGGGGTGGGAAAATTGTTGTTAATCTCACAGGCAGACTGAACAAGTGCGGTGTCATTAGCCCCAGATTTGATGTTCAAGTAAAGGAACTCGAAAGGTGGCAAAATGGTCTCCTGCCTTCCCGTCAGTTTGGGTACCTCATCCTAACGACCTCAGCTGGCATCATGgaccatgaagaggccaagcgaaaACATACAGGAGGAAAAATCCTAGGATTCTTTTTCTAA